One window from the genome of Nicotiana sylvestris chromosome 9, ASM39365v2, whole genome shotgun sequence encodes:
- the LOC104242262 gene encoding fe(2+) transport protein 1-like — MAISSKYIAIFLIFIFLSFPSKITCQSENNNTTQSKCGSDTGHGCRNKNEALKLKLVAIASILVTSMIGVCLPLVSRTVPALQPDKNLFVLVKAFASGVILATGYMHVMPDSFDCLRSDCLPDNPWKKFPFTTFVAMLSAILTLSVDSYAMSYFKKYKLENNGVGNGRDIVHNGKMESHIFDNNISHVHGEAKVDDNATQLLRYRVVAQVLELGIVVHSVVIGLSMGASDNPCTIRPLVAAICFHQLFEGMGLGGCILQAEYGMKIKAIMVFFFSLTTPFGIALGIGLSKVYSENSPTALIAVGLLNACSAGLLNYMALVDLLAADFLGTKLQNSMKLQSWAYVAVLLGAGGMSIMAIWAKIVLRGKRKVFRHFFFNLIFFHHPCKYKF; from the exons ATGGCCATTTCTTCTAAATATATTgctatttttctcatttttattttcctttcttttccatcaaaaatcacatgtcaatCTGAAAATAATAATACTACTCAATCAAAATGTGGTTCAGATACTGGACATGGATGTAGGAACAAGAATGAGGCATTAAAGCTAAAACTTGTTGCCATTGCTTCAATTCTTGTAACTAGCATGATTGGTGTTTGTTTACCCCTTGTTTCTCGTACAGTTCCTGCCCTTCAACCCGATAAGAATTTATTCGTGTTGGTTAAGGCATTTGCTTCCGGGGTTATACTAGCCACTGGATACATGCACGTTATGCCTGACTCGTTCGATTGTCTTAGGTCAGACTGCTTGCCGGATAACCCCTGGAAAAAATTTCCCTTCACGACGTTTGTTGCTATGCTTTCGGCTATTTTAACTCTAAGCGTGGATTCGTACGCAATGAGTTACTTCAAGAAGTATAAATTGGAAAATAATGGAGTAGGAAATGGAAGAGATATTGTTCATAATGGAAAGATGGAGTCGCATATTTTTGACAATAATATTAGCCACGTTCATGGAGAAGCCAAAGTTGATGATAATGCTACACAATTGCTAAGGTATCGGGTGGTGGCTCAG GTTTTGGAGCTAGGAATAGTTGTGCACTCAGTAGTGATAGGATTATCTATGGGAGCATCTGATAATCCATGTACTATTAGGCCACTAGTAGCTGCTATATGTTTCCATCAACTTTTTGAAGGAATGGGTTTAGGAGGTTGCATTCTTCAg GCTGAATATGGTATGAAGATAAAAGCAATAATGGTGTTCTTTTTCTCATTAACAACACCATTTGGAATAGCACTTGGAATAGGTTTATCAAAAGTGTATAGTGAAAATAGTCCAACAGCACTAATAGCGGTGGGATTGCTAAATGCATGTTCAGCTGGTTTATTGAATTACATGGCATTAGTGGATCTTCTTGCTGCTGATTTCTTGGGGACTAAATTGCAGAATAGTATGAAACTTCAATCATGGGCTTATGTTGCTGTTTTATTAGGTGCTGGTGGGATGTCTATCATGGCCATATGGGCCAAAATTGTTttgaggggaaaaagaaaagtatttaggcatttttttttcaatctaATTTTCTTCCATCACCCATGTAAATATAAATTTTGA